The following are encoded together in the Zingiber officinale cultivar Zhangliang chromosome 8A, Zo_v1.1, whole genome shotgun sequence genome:
- the LOC122008419 gene encoding pentatricopeptide repeat-containing protein At5g04780, mitochondrial-like isoform X2, with translation MPQRSMVTWNTMIAAHSQQGEGTEALNVFLQMRREGTLPSEFTLSSVICACAASSAIAESQQLHALALKVAMDSNVYVCTAVVDVYAKCGMIRDAQFVFNAMTERSSVTWSSMVAGYVQNSLFEEAISFFGFSVKKGVQLTKFTLSAVLCACASLAAITEGTQLHAIVVRAGFGSNLFVASSLIDFYSKCGCISDAYLVFGHIEEKNLILWNAMITGFSKHARPCEAMILFEKMQQLGLQPNEVTYISVLSACSHMGLVKNGRGYFDLLLKGNAVRPNVLHYSCMVDVLGRAGKINEAWELISSMPFRAIPSMWGSLLNSCRVHGNIELGRVAAQHLFELEPDNAANLVLLSNIYAANKQWGGVSTARKLLKDSSAKKEIGKSWINAKGKVHIFIVGENHHPRIAEVYAKLEDLRNEIDRLEYKLEVKYDLHDVEADQKEKLLRYHSERLALGFGLIELPSGIPIRIYKNLRVCGDCHLFLKIVSKITGREIIARDTNRFHHFNGGNCSCGDFW, from the coding sequence ATGCCCCAACGAAGTATGGTCACTTGGAATACCATGATTGCCGCACATTCCCAACAGGGAGAGGGCACAGAGGCTCTCAACGTTTTCTTGCAGATGCGTCGAGAAGGCACGTTGCCGAGTGAGTTCACATTATCGAGTGTGATTTGCGCCTGTGCTGCTAGTTCTGCTATTGCAGAAAGCCAACAGTTGCATGCTTTGGCCCTTAAAGTTGCAATGGATTCCAATGTGTATGTCTGCACTGCAGTGGTTGATGTCTATGCTAAGTGCGGGATGATCCGTGACGCCCAGTTTGTTTTCAATGCAATGACCGAAAGATCATCTGTCACATGGAGTTCTATGGTTGCAGGCTATGTGCAGAATAGTCTTTTCGAGGAAGCGATTTCGTTTTTTGGTTTCTCTGTTAAGAAGGGAGTGCAGTTGACAAAGTTCACACTTTCTGCCGTGCTTTGTGCATGTGCTAGTCTTGCAGCAATTACAGAAGGAACACAGCTCCATGCAATTGTAGTTAGAGCTGGTTTTGGCTCTAACCTCTTTGTGGCTAGCTCTCTCATCGATTTCTACTCAAAATGTGGTTGCATAAGCGATGCCTACTTAGTATTTGGTCATATTGAAGAAAAGAATCTCATACTGTGGAATGCGATGATAACAGGATTTTCCAAACATGCCCGACCTTGTGAAGCCATGATACTGTTTGAGAAAATGCAGCAACTAGGCCTGCAGCCGAATGAAGTTACTTATATATCTGTTCTGTCTGCGTGCAGTCACATGGGTTTAGTCAAAAATGGCCGTGGctattttgatcttttgttgaaAGGTAATGCAGTTCGACCTAATGTCCTTCACTATTCTTGCATGGTCGATGTTCTTGGCCGGGCTGGGAAGATTAATGAAGCTTGGGAATTGATTAGTAGTATGCCATTCAGGGCTATTCCATCCATGTGGGGATCCCTGCTTAATTCATGTCGTGTGCATGGTAATATTGAATTGGGAAGAGTCGCTGCTCAGCATCTTTTTGAGCTTGAACCTGATAACGCAGCAAATCTTGTTTTGCTTTCTAACATATATGCTGCAAACAAACAATGGGGAGGAGTTTCCACAGCCCGGAAGCTTTTGAAGGATAGCAGTGCAAAAAAGGAAATAGGGAAGAGTTGGATAAATGCTAAAGGAAAGGTTCACATATTCATCGTTGGGGAGAACCACCATCCAAGAATAGCTGAGGTTTATGCTAAACTCGAGGACCTTAGGAATGAGATTGATCGGCTAGAATACAAACTTGAGGTTAAATATGATCTTCATGATGTTGAGGCAGATCAAAAGGAGAAGTTATTAAGATATCACAGTGAGAGATTGGCACTTGGTTTTGGGCTTATTGAGTTGCCCAGTGGAATCCCAATCAGGATATACAAGAATCTTAGAGTTTGTGGCGATTGTCATTTGTTTCTTAAAATAGTTTCAAAGATCACTGGTAGGGAAATCATTGCTCGAGACACAAATCGGTTTCACCATTTTAATGGTGGAAATTGCTCCTGTGGTGATTTCTGGTAG
- the LOC122008419 gene encoding pentatricopeptide repeat-containing protein At5g04780, mitochondrial-like isoform X1, which yields MLISKRWRLRSINPKFHGFLPKTGFLPEISSKGLGIVSCSSGYFGGSSNIRRLLQICARDRLIREGKCCHGLALQSGLLVDVLTCNILINFYSKCGIVDMARQVFDRMPQRSMVTWNTMIAAHSQQGEGTEALNVFLQMRREGTLPSEFTLSSVICACAASSAIAESQQLHALALKVAMDSNVYVCTAVVDVYAKCGMIRDAQFVFNAMTERSSVTWSSMVAGYVQNSLFEEAISFFGFSVKKGVQLTKFTLSAVLCACASLAAITEGTQLHAIVVRAGFGSNLFVASSLIDFYSKCGCISDAYLVFGHIEEKNLILWNAMITGFSKHARPCEAMILFEKMQQLGLQPNEVTYISVLSACSHMGLVKNGRGYFDLLLKGNAVRPNVLHYSCMVDVLGRAGKINEAWELISSMPFRAIPSMWGSLLNSCRVHGNIELGRVAAQHLFELEPDNAANLVLLSNIYAANKQWGGVSTARKLLKDSSAKKEIGKSWINAKGKVHIFIVGENHHPRIAEVYAKLEDLRNEIDRLEYKLEVKYDLHDVEADQKEKLLRYHSERLALGFGLIELPSGIPIRIYKNLRVCGDCHLFLKIVSKITGREIIARDTNRFHHFNGGNCSCGDFW from the coding sequence ATGCTGATCTCCAAACGCTGGAGATTGCGATCTATCAACCCTAAATTCCATGGTTTTCTCCCCAAAACTGGATTTTTACCAGAAATCTCAAGCAAGGGATTGGGAATAGTTTCCTGCAGCAGCGGCTACTTCGGCGGATCCTCCAACATCCGGCGACTCCTTCAAATATGCGCAAGGGATCGACTGATCAGAGAAGGCAAGTGTTGTCATGGTTTAGCACTTCAATCTGGTTTGCTCGTAGATGTTCTTACTTGCAACATTTTGATCAACTTTTACTCCAAATGTGGTATCGTCGATATGGCTCGTCAGGTGTTTGATAGGATGCCCCAACGAAGTATGGTCACTTGGAATACCATGATTGCCGCACATTCCCAACAGGGAGAGGGCACAGAGGCTCTCAACGTTTTCTTGCAGATGCGTCGAGAAGGCACGTTGCCGAGTGAGTTCACATTATCGAGTGTGATTTGCGCCTGTGCTGCTAGTTCTGCTATTGCAGAAAGCCAACAGTTGCATGCTTTGGCCCTTAAAGTTGCAATGGATTCCAATGTGTATGTCTGCACTGCAGTGGTTGATGTCTATGCTAAGTGCGGGATGATCCGTGACGCCCAGTTTGTTTTCAATGCAATGACCGAAAGATCATCTGTCACATGGAGTTCTATGGTTGCAGGCTATGTGCAGAATAGTCTTTTCGAGGAAGCGATTTCGTTTTTTGGTTTCTCTGTTAAGAAGGGAGTGCAGTTGACAAAGTTCACACTTTCTGCCGTGCTTTGTGCATGTGCTAGTCTTGCAGCAATTACAGAAGGAACACAGCTCCATGCAATTGTAGTTAGAGCTGGTTTTGGCTCTAACCTCTTTGTGGCTAGCTCTCTCATCGATTTCTACTCAAAATGTGGTTGCATAAGCGATGCCTACTTAGTATTTGGTCATATTGAAGAAAAGAATCTCATACTGTGGAATGCGATGATAACAGGATTTTCCAAACATGCCCGACCTTGTGAAGCCATGATACTGTTTGAGAAAATGCAGCAACTAGGCCTGCAGCCGAATGAAGTTACTTATATATCTGTTCTGTCTGCGTGCAGTCACATGGGTTTAGTCAAAAATGGCCGTGGctattttgatcttttgttgaaAGGTAATGCAGTTCGACCTAATGTCCTTCACTATTCTTGCATGGTCGATGTTCTTGGCCGGGCTGGGAAGATTAATGAAGCTTGGGAATTGATTAGTAGTATGCCATTCAGGGCTATTCCATCCATGTGGGGATCCCTGCTTAATTCATGTCGTGTGCATGGTAATATTGAATTGGGAAGAGTCGCTGCTCAGCATCTTTTTGAGCTTGAACCTGATAACGCAGCAAATCTTGTTTTGCTTTCTAACATATATGCTGCAAACAAACAATGGGGAGGAGTTTCCACAGCCCGGAAGCTTTTGAAGGATAGCAGTGCAAAAAAGGAAATAGGGAAGAGTTGGATAAATGCTAAAGGAAAGGTTCACATATTCATCGTTGGGGAGAACCACCATCCAAGAATAGCTGAGGTTTATGCTAAACTCGAGGACCTTAGGAATGAGATTGATCGGCTAGAATACAAACTTGAGGTTAAATATGATCTTCATGATGTTGAGGCAGATCAAAAGGAGAAGTTATTAAGATATCACAGTGAGAGATTGGCACTTGGTTTTGGGCTTATTGAGTTGCCCAGTGGAATCCCAATCAGGATATACAAGAATCTTAGAGTTTGTGGCGATTGTCATTTGTTTCTTAAAATAGTTTCAAAGATCACTGGTAGGGAAATCATTGCTCGAGACACAAATCGGTTTCACCATTTTAATGGTGGAAATTGCTCCTGTGGTGATTTCTGGTAG
- the LOC122008421 gene encoding uncharacterized protein LOC122008421 isoform X1, protein MATSARRSQAPRRQEAGFRKLSENVDPNLLLSTPRRRPSSRSPATKPAKRIELTPKREAFVTPKKKSFLTPQKGLEPKRCPEEEERRGNVERRIGGEVEEKSSEGSSKANAMRRLILEEAMSSLPAHGAGRVMYLVKTFERLLSIHRESEGESGGGEEDTRKVKNWALPGMDFRPKAKASGFSPSPVSCSAECITGDCPEEGSSEDSRLSSGSNRSDEGKRNMPNSNGSSRRSWNKRLKVKTPLPFKLRTEQRGRYKEEQFFKKVKEMLMEEEKKRIHIAQGLPWTTEEPEIPVKPSIKEPTEPLDLILHSDVRAVDRAEFDLHIAERMSFLDQIKMERERLLKLQEEEEIRQLRKELVPKAQPMPYFDRPFAPKKQIIESTDNTEGAKIPNSPAEGTLKEFKPVLTFASKLVVIIVCIGLRNNWSFQLLLERVMENVFINEFY, encoded by the exons ATGGCGACCTCCGCAAGGCGATCCCAAGCTCCCAGACGCCAAGAAGCTGGATTCCGGAAGCTCTCGGAGAACGTCGACCCCAATCTCCTACTATCCACACCTCGCCGGAGACCGTCTTCGAGGTCGCCAGCAACGAAGCCGGCGAAGCGGATCGAGTTGACCCCGAAAAGAGAGGCCTTTGTCACTCCGAAAAAGAAGAGCTTTTTGACTCCGCAGAAGGGTTTGGAACCGAAAAGGTGCCCTGAGGAAGAGGAAAGAAGGGGAAATGTGGAGAGGAGAATCGGTGGCGAGGTGGAGGAGAAAAGCTCGGAAGGAAGCTCGAAGGCGAACGCCATGAGGCGATTGATACTGGAGGAGGCCATGAGCAGCCTGCCGGCGCACGGGGCTGGGCGGGTTATGTACCTGGTGAAGACTTTCGAGAGGTTGCTCTCAATTCACAGGGAATCTGAGGGGGAGAGcggtggaggagaagaagacacgAGAAAGGTGAAGAATTGGGCTTTGCCCGGCATGGACTTTCGACCCAAAGCCAAGGCCAGTGGATTCTCCCCTTCGCCCGTTTCATGTTCGGCGGAATGCATAACTGGAGATTGCCCAGAAGAAGGTTCTTCCGAGGATAGCAG ATTGAGCAGTGGAAGCAATCGATCTGATGAAGGGAAAAGGAACATGCCAAAT AGCAATGGTTCGTCAAGAAGAAGCTGGAATAAGAGGCTCAAAGTGAAAACCCCACTGCCTTTCAAGTTGAGGACAGAG CAGAGGGGAAGGTACAAGGAAGAGCAGTTCTTCAAGAAAGTGAAGGAAATGCTCATGGAAGAGGAGAAAAAACGCATACACATTGCACAAGGGCTCCCTTGGACTACTGAAGAACCCGAG ATTCCAGTAAAACCTTCAATAAAGGAACCAACAGAACCACTTGATCTTATCCTCCACAGCGATGTGCGTGCTGTAGACCGTGCTGAGTTTGATCTCCAT ATTGCTGAGCGCATGAGCTTCCTTGATCAAATCAAAATGGAGAGAGAAAGGCTCCTTAAG ctgcaagaagaagaagaaataagacaACTTCGAAAAGAACTTGTTCCAAAAGCTCAACCCATGCCTTACTTTGACCGCCCTTTCGCCCCCAAGAAGCAA ATCATCGAAAGCACGGACAATACCGAAGGAGCCAAGATTCCAAATTCACCGGCTGAAGGAACCTTGAAAGAATTCAAACCTGTTCTCACATTCGCTTCAAAATTGGTAGTAATTATTGTTTGTATAGGTCTCAGAAACAATTGGAGTTTCCAATTGCTGTTGGAAAGGGTAATGgaaaatgtcttcattaatgaattttattaa
- the LOC122008421 gene encoding targeting protein for Xklp2-like isoform X2, which yields MATSARRSQAPRRQEAGFRKLSENVDPNLLLSTPRRRPSSRSPATKPAKRIELTPKREAFVTPKKKSFLTPQKGLEPKRCPEEEERRGNVERRIGGEVEEKSSEGSSKANAMRRLILEEAMSSLPAHGAGRVMYLVKTFERLLSIHRESEGESGGGEEDTRKVKNWALPGMDFRPKAKASGFSPSPVSCSAECITGDCPEEGSSEDSRLSSGSNRSDEGKRNMPNSNGSSRRSWNKRLKVKTPLPFKLRTEQRGRYKEEQFFKKVKEMLMEEEKKRIHIAQGLPWTTEEPEIPVKPSIKEPTEPLDLILHSDVRAVDRAEFDLHIAERMSFLDQIKMERERLLKLQEEEEIRQLRKELVPKAQPMPYFDRPFAPKKSSKARTIPKEPRFQIHRLKEP from the exons ATGGCGACCTCCGCAAGGCGATCCCAAGCTCCCAGACGCCAAGAAGCTGGATTCCGGAAGCTCTCGGAGAACGTCGACCCCAATCTCCTACTATCCACACCTCGCCGGAGACCGTCTTCGAGGTCGCCAGCAACGAAGCCGGCGAAGCGGATCGAGTTGACCCCGAAAAGAGAGGCCTTTGTCACTCCGAAAAAGAAGAGCTTTTTGACTCCGCAGAAGGGTTTGGAACCGAAAAGGTGCCCTGAGGAAGAGGAAAGAAGGGGAAATGTGGAGAGGAGAATCGGTGGCGAGGTGGAGGAGAAAAGCTCGGAAGGAAGCTCGAAGGCGAACGCCATGAGGCGATTGATACTGGAGGAGGCCATGAGCAGCCTGCCGGCGCACGGGGCTGGGCGGGTTATGTACCTGGTGAAGACTTTCGAGAGGTTGCTCTCAATTCACAGGGAATCTGAGGGGGAGAGcggtggaggagaagaagacacgAGAAAGGTGAAGAATTGGGCTTTGCCCGGCATGGACTTTCGACCCAAAGCCAAGGCCAGTGGATTCTCCCCTTCGCCCGTTTCATGTTCGGCGGAATGCATAACTGGAGATTGCCCAGAAGAAGGTTCTTCCGAGGATAGCAG ATTGAGCAGTGGAAGCAATCGATCTGATGAAGGGAAAAGGAACATGCCAAAT AGCAATGGTTCGTCAAGAAGAAGCTGGAATAAGAGGCTCAAAGTGAAAACCCCACTGCCTTTCAAGTTGAGGACAGAG CAGAGGGGAAGGTACAAGGAAGAGCAGTTCTTCAAGAAAGTGAAGGAAATGCTCATGGAAGAGGAGAAAAAACGCATACACATTGCACAAGGGCTCCCTTGGACTACTGAAGAACCCGAG ATTCCAGTAAAACCTTCAATAAAGGAACCAACAGAACCACTTGATCTTATCCTCCACAGCGATGTGCGTGCTGTAGACCGTGCTGAGTTTGATCTCCAT ATTGCTGAGCGCATGAGCTTCCTTGATCAAATCAAAATGGAGAGAGAAAGGCTCCTTAAG ctgcaagaagaagaagaaataagacaACTTCGAAAAGAACTTGTTCCAAAAGCTCAACCCATGCCTTACTTTGACCGCCCTTTCGCCCCCAAGAA ATCATCGAAAGCACGGACAATACCGAAGGAGCCAAGATTCCAAATTCACCGGCTGAAGGAACCTTGA
- the LOC122008422 gene encoding 40S ribosomal protein S19-like: MENQVAKTVKDVSPHEFVKAYSAHLKRSGKIELPEWTDIVKTGRFKELAPYDPDWYYIRAASMARKIYLRQGIGVGGFQKIYGGRKRNGSRPPHFCKSSGAIARHILQQLQVMNIIEIHPKGGRKITSQGQRDLDQVAGRV, translated from the exons ATGGAGAACCAGGTGGCTAAGACCGTGAAGGATGTCTCGCCTCACGAGTTCGTCAAGGCCTACTCCGCCCATCTCAAGAGATCTGGCAAG ATTGAGCTTCCCGAGTGGACTGATATTGTAAAAACTGGGAGGTTCAAGGAGCTTGCTCCTTATGACCCAGACTGGTACTATATCAGAGCAG CTTCAATGGCCCGCAAAATTTACTTAAGGCAGGGCATTGGAGTAGGTGGCTTTCAGAAAATTTACGGAGGCCGGAAGAGGAATGGAAGTCGCCCGCCGCATTTCTGCAAGAGCAGTGGGGCAATCGCCCGCCACATATTGCAGCAACTGCAAGTGATGAATATCATTGAGATCCATCCTAAAGG TGGAAGAAAAATCACTTCTCAGGGACAGCGGGATCTCGATCAAGTGGCTGGCCGTGTCTAG